A portion of the Leucoraja erinacea ecotype New England chromosome 9, Leri_hhj_1, whole genome shotgun sequence genome contains these proteins:
- the LOC129700449 gene encoding EEF1A lysine methyltransferase 3-like, with the protein MSDTDDKRMETTESKYEFGGHTLTITLFKYPKLGVASFVWAPGIVLCQYFDDEKINFAGKKIIELGSGTGIVGIMAVLLGGDVTFTDRPYVLQQIERNIADNIPSDSRHRAKVGALMWGTDQENYPADFDIVLGSDIIYSPTQVPGLLKTLTHLCGDNTSIYLCSNFPARVGSENFHKEILPKQFNSEFIHSSKGNHIYKLTKKSPEHGD; encoded by the exons ATGAGCGACACCGATGACAAACGTATGGAGACAACGGAGAGCAAATACGAATTCGGTGGACACACTTTAACGATTACATTGTTTAAATACCCTAAATTGGGCGTCGCTTCTTTTGTCTGGGCCCCT GGCATCGTGCTTTGTCAGTACTTCGACGACGAGAAGATCAACTTTGCTGGGAAGAAAATAATTGAACTGGGATCTGGCACGGGAATTGTGGGAATTATGGCAGTACTGCTTG GCGGAGATGTCACTTTCACGGACAGACCATATGTTTTGCAGCAAATTGAACGGAACATCGCTGACAATATCCCGTCTGACTCCAGGCACAGGGCAAAGGTCGGTGCCCTGATGTGGGGCACTGATCAGGAAAACTACCCAGCAGACTTCGACATCGTTCTTGGTTCCGACATCATCTACAGCCCAACACAGGTTCCtggtctcttgaaaacattgacgCATCTCTGCGGCGATAACACAAGCATTTATTTGTGTTCTAACTTTCCCGCCAGGGTGGGATCAGAGAATTTCCACAAGGAGATATTACCAAAGCAGTTCAACAgcgaattcattcattcaagcaaGGGAAATCACATTTACAAACTAACCAAAAAATCTCCAGAACACGGGGACTAG